The sequence ACGCGCGGCAAGGTGTCGCTGTTGAGCTCGACATGCCAGCCGCCGTCCGGACCCGGGCGGACATAGACGTCGGGCACCATGGTCTGCAAACGGGCCGAGCCGAACTTCATGCCGGGCTTGGGATTGAGCCGGCGGATCTCGCCGATCATGTCGGCGATGTCCTCGTCGTCGACGCCGCAGAGCTTGCGCAGGCTCACGATGTCGCGCTTGGCGAGGAGATCGAGATGCTCGACCAGGGCCTGCATCGCGGGATCGTAGCGGTCGAGCTCGCGCAGCTGGATCGCCAGGCATTCGCTCAAATTGCGCGCGCAGACGCCGGGCGGATCGAATTTTTGCAGCACGGCAAGGACGTCCTCGACATCCTCTTGCGTTGCGCCAAGCCGCTCGGCGGCCTGGCCGAGATCGGGCGGCAGATAGCCGGCTTCGTCGACGAGGTCGATCAGGTATTGCCCGATCATGCGCTGCGCCGCGCCGGTGAAGGCCACCGAGAGCTGCTCGGCGAGATGATCGCCGAGCGTCATCTCCGCGGCGACGAAAGCCTCGAGATTGTAGTCCTCGTCGGAGGAAGCACCGCCGCCCCATTCGGTGTAGGTGGTCGGCGCGACGTCCTGGGCGTTGCGCGCGGCGGTCTCGGCCGGCTCCTCGGAGAAGACGTTGTCGAGGCCCGTGTCGAGGGTCTGCTCGATCTCGGCGCGGGTGCCGAGATCCTTGCTCATCCATTCTTCCTGGCCGGGCTCGAAGGCCTCGCCGCTGCCGCCAAAGCCGTCACTATCGCCATGACCATCGCCATGTTCATCGCCATGATCATCGCTTTGGCTGCCCGAATTCTCGTCATCATGGTCGCTGAACTGGCCGCCCTCGGCCGGAGCTTCGCCGCCGGAGGCCTCGTCATTGGCCCGCTCCAGCAGGGGATTACGCTCGAGTTCCTCCTCCACG comes from Bradyrhizobium diazoefficiens and encodes:
- the rpoN gene encoding RNA polymerase factor sigma-54, with translation MALTQRLEFRQSQSLVMTPQLMQAIKLLQLSNLDLTTFVEEELERNPLLERANDEASGGEAPAEGGQFSDHDDENSGSQSDDHGDEHGDGHGDSDGFGGSGEAFEPGQEEWMSKDLGTRAEIEQTLDTGLDNVFSEEPAETAARNAQDVAPTTYTEWGGGASSDEDYNLEAFVAAEMTLGDHLAEQLSVAFTGAAQRMIGQYLIDLVDEAGYLPPDLGQAAERLGATQEDVEDVLAVLQKFDPPGVCARNLSECLAIQLRELDRYDPAMQALVEHLDLLAKRDIVSLRKLCGVDDEDIADMIGEIRRLNPKPGMKFGSARLQTMVPDVYVRPGPDGGWHVELNSDTLPRVLVNQTYYSELSKKIGKDGDKSYFTDALQNATWLVRALDQRARTILKVATEIVRQQDGFFTHGVAHLRPLNLKAVADAIQMHESTVSRVTANKYMATNRGTFELKYFFTASIASADGGEAHSAEAVRHHIKQLIDSEEPAAILSDDTIVERLRASGIDIARRTVAKYREAMRIPSSVQRRRDKQSALGNVLSTALSDRSRNTEPA